One Algoriphagus sp. Y33 genomic window, TGCCCTATGAGTTGTTATTTTTTTATTTGCGGGAATATCTTCAGCGGTCACTTCTATAAAGACCTCCATGGAAGAATTGAACGCACGGGTCACTTGAGCTTTCAGCGTTACCACATTGCCAAGAGCTATAGGTTCCTGAAAAGAAATATTATCCGCGGAGGCAGTTACCACTATGCTATTGGAGTGCTTCTGAGCTGCTATGGCGGCTACCACATCCATCCAGTGCATAAGCTTACCACCCATCAGGTTGTTTAGTGTATTGGTGTCATTGGGAAGAACCATTTCGGTCATGACCACTGCCGATTCCCGTGCAAATTTCTTGATGCTCATAAATCTAAATTTTAACAAAAATAGAAATAAAATTTTGTATGAAAATCAATGAGTTGATTTGTTCGGAATTTTATTTTGATATCCTGTCTAATTTGGATGATTTGAAATATCAAACCCTAAACCTCAAATTATATTATCTCCAACCGTCTTTTCCCA contains:
- a CDS encoding acyl-CoA thioesterase codes for the protein MSIKKFARESAVVMTEMVLPNDTNTLNNLMGGKLMHWMDVVAAIAAQKHSNSIVVTASADNISFQEPIALGNVVTLKAQVTRAFNSSMEVFIEVTAEDIPANKKITTHRAFFTFVAVDENNKPSRIPELVPETPEEIENFEGALRRRQLRLVLAKRMKPEDAVELKSIFNLD